A stretch of the Glutamicibacter sp. JL.03c genome encodes the following:
- a CDS encoding prepilin peptidase: MSQIWSIALEGPVEAVLAALQVLCFIVFGFLLSKEDITSHRLPNRLVGLWFLASLVLVISLGISRDGLPGILQGALGMALLGGGYLLISLISAGAMGMGDVKLAAVLGLNLGYYSLSSLFLATLLTFVAATCWVIAGVVARKLTLKSAVPFGPFMILGAFAVLLMAR, translated from the coding sequence ATGTCGCAGATTTGGAGCATTGCCCTGGAAGGACCCGTCGAGGCGGTCCTTGCGGCGTTGCAGGTGCTCTGCTTTATTGTTTTTGGATTCCTGCTGTCCAAGGAAGATATCACCAGTCATCGACTGCCGAACCGGCTTGTGGGCCTGTGGTTCCTTGCCAGCCTGGTCCTTGTTATTAGCTTGGGCATCAGCCGCGATGGGCTGCCCGGGATTCTGCAAGGCGCCTTGGGGATGGCATTGCTGGGCGGGGGATATTTGCTGATCAGCCTGATTTCTGCCGGAGCCATGGGCATGGGCGATGTGAAGCTGGCGGCGGTGCTCGGCTTGAACCTTGGCTATTATTCTTTGTCCTCTCTGTTCCTGGCCACATTGCTGACTTTTGTCGCGGCAACATGCTGGGTGATTGCGGGAGTGGTGGCGCGCAAGCTGACGTTGAAGTCCGCGGTACCCTTCGGTCCGTTCATGATCCTTGGAGCATTCGCCGTGCTGCTTATGGCACGATGA
- a CDS encoding NUDIX hydrolase produces the protein MATPEFITKLRTHIGHELLWLSGVKVVVFHGEQVLLVRRADNGLWTLPAGIIDPGEEPSHTARREVLEETGVSCEVTDLIGVGVTAPTVYPNGDHAQYLDIVFRARHLSGEALINDDENLEVGYFDLLDRPELPPLHERALSWALAPRPGGYFA, from the coding sequence ATGGCAACTCCGGAATTCATCACCAAGCTGCGTACACATATAGGTCATGAGCTGCTGTGGCTCTCCGGGGTGAAAGTCGTCGTGTTCCATGGCGAGCAGGTGTTGCTGGTGCGTCGCGCCGATAACGGCTTGTGGACCTTGCCTGCCGGAATCATCGACCCGGGCGAGGAACCTTCGCATACCGCCCGGCGTGAGGTGCTTGAGGAGACGGGAGTCTCGTGCGAGGTGACAGATTTGATTGGCGTGGGAGTGACTGCGCCAACTGTTTATCCCAATGGCGACCACGCTCAGTACCTTGATATCGTCTTCCGAGCTCGGCATCTGAGTGGCGAGGCATTGATCAACGATGACGAAAATCTTGAGGTGGGATACTTCGACCTGCTGGATCGTCCGGAACTTCCTCCATTGCACGAGCGGGCCTTGTCGTGGGCCTTGGCTCCACGTCCGGGCGGCTACTTCGCATAG